Proteins found in one Quercus robur chromosome 2, dhQueRobu3.1, whole genome shotgun sequence genomic segment:
- the LOC126714915 gene encoding benzaldehyde dehydrogenase, mitochondrial-like isoform X1 — MATRSLSSILSISSTSSLRSLGRYFSWGRAINRFSTSVAIEEPIRPTVQIDYTQLLINGQFVDAASGKTFPTLDPRTGEVITDVAEGDTEDVNRAVSAARKAFDEGPWPKMTPYERSCIIYRFADLLEKHRYEVAALETWDNGKPYEQAANVEIPLVIRTFRYYAGWADKIHGLTVPADGPYHVQTLHEPIGVAGQLVPWNFPLLIYCWKVGPALACGNTMVLKTAELTPLSALYVSKLFLEAGLPPGVLNVISGFGPTAGAALCSHMDVDKLDFTGSTETGKIVLGLASKSNLKKVTLELGGKSPIIVCEDADIDMAVEHAHSAVFFNQGQCCCAGSRTFVHESVYNEFIEKAKARALKRVVGDPFKKGVEQGPQINGDQFKKILNYIRSGIESGATLEYGGERVGSKGYYIQPTVFSNVEDNMLIAKEEIFGPVQSILKFKTLDEVIRRANTTQFGLAAGVFTKNIDTANTLTRALRVGTVWINCYFVFDAAIPFGGNKMSGNGREKGMYGLSNYLQVKAVVTPLKNPAWL, encoded by the exons ATGGCCACTCGAAGCCTCTCCTCTATACTTTCAATTTCTTCTACTAGTTCTCTACGATCTTTGG GTCGTTACTTTAGCTGGGGAAGAGCCATTAATAGGTTTAGTACCTCTGTTGCTATTGAGGAACCAATAAGACCAACTGTTCAAATAGATTATACTCAACTTCTCATCAATGGACAATTTGTTGATGCTGCATCAG GAAAAACTTTTCCGACACTGGATCCTAGGACAGGAGAAGTGATTACCGATGTTGCTGAAGGTGACACTGAAGATGTAAACCGTGCTGTCTCAGCTGCCCGCAAGGCGTTTGATGAGGGACCATGGCCAAAGATGACTCCttat GAAAGATCATGTATAATATATCGTTTTGCTGATTTACTGGAAAAGCACAGATATGAAGTTGCAGCACTTGAAACTTGGGATAATGGGAAGCCATATGAACAGGCTGCCAATGTTGAAATACCATTGGTGATACGAACATTTCGATATTATGCTG GTTGGGCAGATAAAATTCATGGTCTCACAGTTCCAGCTGATGGACCTTACCACGTCCAGACCCTGCACGAACCCATTGGTGTTGCAGGGCAGCTTGTTCCATGGAATTTTCCTCTTCTAATATATTGTTGGAAGGTTGGGCCTGCTTTAGCTTGTGGTAACACAATGGTACTGAAGACTGCAGAGCTAACACCATTGTCTGCTCTTTATGTGTCAAAGCTATTCCTTGAG GCTGGACTTCCTCCTGGTGTTCTTAATGTGATCTCTGGCTTTGGTCCAACTGCTGGTGCAGCACTTTGTAGTCATATGGATGTTGACAAG CTTGATTTCACTGGGTCAACCGAAACTGGAAAGATAGTACTTGGACTGGCTTCAAAAAGCAATCTTAAGAAGGTGACTTTAGAGCTTGGAGGAAAATCTCCTATTATTGTGTGTGAGGATGCTGACATTGATATGGCTGTTGAGCATGCACATTCTGCTGTGTTCTTTAATCAG GGCCAATGTTGCTGTGCTGGATCTCGCACATTTGTACATGAAAGCGTATACAATGAATTCATAGAGAAAGCAAAAGCACGTGCATTGAAACGTGTAGTTGGAGATCCTTTCAAGAAGGGGGTTGAACAAGGTCCTCAG ATTAATGGTGACCAATTCAAAAAGATCCTCAACTACATAAGATCAGGCATTGAAAGTGGTGCTACGCTTGAATATGGAGGTGAAAGAGTTGGCTCCAAGGGCTATTATATTCAACCCACTGTTTTCTCAAATGTTGAG GACAACATGTTGATAGCAAAGGAAGAGATCTTTGGCCCAGTACAGTCCATCTTAAAATTCAA GACTCTTGATGAAGTGATACGAAGGGCGAATACAACTCAATTTGGGTTGGCTGCTGGAGTTTTTACTAAGAACATAGACACTGCCAACACCTTGACTCGTGCTTTGCGTGTTGGGACAGTATGGATAAACTGTTATTTCGTTTTTGATGCTGCAATACCTTTCGGTGGGAACAAGATGAGTGGCAATGGGAGAGAAAAAGGGATGTATGGCCTTAGCAACTACTTGCAAGTTAAGGCCGTTGTTACTCCCCTGAAGAATCCAGCGTGGCTgtaa
- the LOC126714915 gene encoding benzaldehyde dehydrogenase, mitochondrial-like isoform X2 — protein sequence MATRSLSSILSISSTSSLRSLGRYFSWGRAINRFSTSVAIEEPIRPTVQIDYTQLLINGQFVDAASGKTFPTLDPRTGEVITDVAEGDTEDVNRAVSAARKAFDEGPWPKMTPYERSCIIYRFADLLEKHRYEVAALETWDNGKPYEQAANVEIPLVIRTFRYYAGWADKIHGLTVPADGPYHVQTLHEPIGVAGQLVPWNFPLLIYCWKVGPALACGNTMVLKTAELTPLSALYVSKLFLEAGLPPGVLNVISGFGPTAGAALCSHMDVDKGQCCCAGSRTFVHESVYNEFIEKAKARALKRVVGDPFKKGVEQGPQINGDQFKKILNYIRSGIESGATLEYGGERVGSKGYYIQPTVFSNVEDNMLIAKEEIFGPVQSILKFKTLDEVIRRANTTQFGLAAGVFTKNIDTANTLTRALRVGTVWINCYFVFDAAIPFGGNKMSGNGREKGMYGLSNYLQVKAVVTPLKNPAWL from the exons ATGGCCACTCGAAGCCTCTCCTCTATACTTTCAATTTCTTCTACTAGTTCTCTACGATCTTTGG GTCGTTACTTTAGCTGGGGAAGAGCCATTAATAGGTTTAGTACCTCTGTTGCTATTGAGGAACCAATAAGACCAACTGTTCAAATAGATTATACTCAACTTCTCATCAATGGACAATTTGTTGATGCTGCATCAG GAAAAACTTTTCCGACACTGGATCCTAGGACAGGAGAAGTGATTACCGATGTTGCTGAAGGTGACACTGAAGATGTAAACCGTGCTGTCTCAGCTGCCCGCAAGGCGTTTGATGAGGGACCATGGCCAAAGATGACTCCttat GAAAGATCATGTATAATATATCGTTTTGCTGATTTACTGGAAAAGCACAGATATGAAGTTGCAGCACTTGAAACTTGGGATAATGGGAAGCCATATGAACAGGCTGCCAATGTTGAAATACCATTGGTGATACGAACATTTCGATATTATGCTG GTTGGGCAGATAAAATTCATGGTCTCACAGTTCCAGCTGATGGACCTTACCACGTCCAGACCCTGCACGAACCCATTGGTGTTGCAGGGCAGCTTGTTCCATGGAATTTTCCTCTTCTAATATATTGTTGGAAGGTTGGGCCTGCTTTAGCTTGTGGTAACACAATGGTACTGAAGACTGCAGAGCTAACACCATTGTCTGCTCTTTATGTGTCAAAGCTATTCCTTGAG GCTGGACTTCCTCCTGGTGTTCTTAATGTGATCTCTGGCTTTGGTCCAACTGCTGGTGCAGCACTTTGTAGTCATATGGATGTTGACAAG GGCCAATGTTGCTGTGCTGGATCTCGCACATTTGTACATGAAAGCGTATACAATGAATTCATAGAGAAAGCAAAAGCACGTGCATTGAAACGTGTAGTTGGAGATCCTTTCAAGAAGGGGGTTGAACAAGGTCCTCAG ATTAATGGTGACCAATTCAAAAAGATCCTCAACTACATAAGATCAGGCATTGAAAGTGGTGCTACGCTTGAATATGGAGGTGAAAGAGTTGGCTCCAAGGGCTATTATATTCAACCCACTGTTTTCTCAAATGTTGAG GACAACATGTTGATAGCAAAGGAAGAGATCTTTGGCCCAGTACAGTCCATCTTAAAATTCAA GACTCTTGATGAAGTGATACGAAGGGCGAATACAACTCAATTTGGGTTGGCTGCTGGAGTTTTTACTAAGAACATAGACACTGCCAACACCTTGACTCGTGCTTTGCGTGTTGGGACAGTATGGATAAACTGTTATTTCGTTTTTGATGCTGCAATACCTTTCGGTGGGAACAAGATGAGTGGCAATGGGAGAGAAAAAGGGATGTATGGCCTTAGCAACTACTTGCAAGTTAAGGCCGTTGTTACTCCCCTGAAGAATCCAGCGTGGCTgtaa